In Bacillus sp. NP247, one DNA window encodes the following:
- the hslV gene encoding ATP-dependent protease proteolytic subunit HslV codes for MGNFHATTIFAVHHNGECAMAGDGQVTMGNAVVMKHTARKVRKLFQGKVLAGFAGSVADAFTLFEMFEGKLEEYNGNLQRAAVEMAKQWRGDKMLRQLEAMLIVMDKTTMLLVSGTGEVIEPDDGILAIGSGGHYALAAGRALKQHASEHLTAKQIAKASLEIAGDICVYTNHNIIVEEL; via the coding sequence ATGGGAAATTTCCACGCTACAACGATATTTGCAGTTCATCATAATGGAGAATGTGCAATGGCTGGAGATGGTCAGGTAACGATGGGGAATGCTGTTGTAATGAAACATACAGCTCGCAAAGTTCGCAAACTTTTCCAAGGGAAAGTTTTAGCTGGTTTTGCAGGCTCAGTTGCTGATGCATTTACTCTTTTTGAAATGTTTGAAGGAAAATTAGAAGAGTATAATGGCAACTTGCAGCGCGCTGCAGTGGAGATGGCGAAACAATGGCGTGGTGATAAAATGCTACGTCAGCTAGAAGCAATGCTCATTGTCATGGATAAAACAACGATGCTCCTTGTTTCAGGTACAGGAGAAGTAATTGAACCAGATGATGGTATTTTAGCAATTGGTTCAGGTGGACATTATGCACTTGCTGCTGGTCGTGCTTTAAAGCAACATGCAAGTGAACATTTAACAGCGAAACAAATTGCGAAGGCCAGTTTAGAAATTGCAGGCGATATTTGTGTTTATACGAACCACAACATAATTGTTGAAGAATTGTAG
- the codY gene encoding GTP-sensing pleiotropic transcriptional regulator CodY, which produces MELLAKTRKLNALLQSAAGKPVNFREMSDTMCEVIEANVFVVSRRGKLLGYAIHQQIENERMKHMLAERQFPEEYTQSLFNVTETSSNLGVDSDYTAFPVENRELFGQGLTTIVPIVGGGERLGTLVLARLGQEFLDDDLILAEYSSTVVGMEILREKAEEIEEEARSKAVVQMAISSLSYSELEAIEHIFEELNGTEGLLVASKIADRVGITRSVIVNALRKLESAGVIESRSLGMKGTYIKVLNDKFLQELAKLKTN; this is translated from the coding sequence ATGGAATTATTAGCAAAAACGAGAAAATTAAATGCGTTATTACAGAGCGCAGCAGGAAAGCCTGTAAACTTTAGAGAGATGTCTGACACAATGTGTGAAGTAATTGAAGCGAACGTGTTCGTTGTAAGTCGTCGCGGTAAATTATTAGGATATGCGATTCACCAACAAATCGAAAACGAACGTATGAAGCATATGCTTGCAGAGCGTCAATTCCCAGAAGAGTATACGCAAAGTTTATTCAATGTTACAGAAACATCTTCAAATTTAGGTGTGGATAGTGACTACACAGCATTCCCAGTAGAAAATAGAGAATTATTCGGTCAAGGTTTAACTACAATCGTACCAATCGTTGGTGGCGGTGAGCGTCTAGGTACACTAGTATTAGCTCGTCTTGGTCAAGAGTTCTTAGACGATGATTTAATTCTTGCTGAATACAGCTCAACTGTTGTAGGTATGGAAATCTTACGTGAAAAAGCAGAAGAAATCGAAGAGGAAGCACGTAGTAAAGCTGTTGTTCAAATGGCGATTAGCTCATTATCTTACAGTGAGTTAGAAGCAATCGAGCATATCTTCGAAGAATTAAATGGAACAGAAGGTTTACTTGTTGCAAGTAAAATTGCTGATCGTGTAGGAATTACTCGTTCGGTAATCGTAAATGCACTACGTAAATTAGAAAGTGCTGGTGTTATTGAATCTCGCTCTTTAGGTATGAAAGGAACATACATTAAAGTGCTAAACGACAAGTTTCTACAGGAACTTGCTAAATTAAAAACAAACTAA
- the topA gene encoding type I DNA topoisomerase, with product MSDYLVIVESPSKAKTIEKYLGKKYKVVASMGHVRDLPKSQMGIEVKNNFTPKYITIRGKGPVLKDLKSAAKKAKKVYLAADPDREGEAIAWHLANTLNVDVESDCRVVFNEITKDAIKESFKYPRAINMDLVDAQQARRILDRLVGYNISPLLWKKVKKGLSAGRVQSVAVRLIIEREREIQIFEPEEFWTIKTEFVKGKDTFEASFYGVDGEKVQLTNEAQVNEIIEKMKDNAFSVENVTRKERKRNPALPFTTSSLQQEAARKLNMRAKKTMMLAQQLYEGIDLGKQGTVGLITYMRTDSTRISETAQTEARDYITEAFGAEYIGTEKKKETKKSKAQDAHEAIRPTSVMRKPEELKSFLSRDQLRLYKLIWERFVASQMASAIMDTVTARLINNNVQFRASGSVVKFPGFMKVYVESKDDGAEEKDKMLPPLEVGETVFSKDIEPKQHYTQPPPRYTEARLVRTLEELGIGRPSTYVPTLETIQKRGYVALDNKRFVPTELGGIVIELILEFFPEIINIEFTANMEQSLDEVEEGNANWVKIVDDFYVGFEPRLEKAEKEMREVEIKDEPAGEDCELCSHPMVFKMGKYGKFMACSNFPECRNTKPIVKEIGVTCPKCDKGQIIERRSNKKKRLFYGCGTYPECDFVSWDKPIGRKCPKCEGMLVEKKLKKGVQVQCVSCDYEEEQQM from the coding sequence ATGTCAGATTACCTCGTAATCGTGGAGTCGCCTTCTAAGGCGAAGACCATTGAAAAATATTTAGGGAAAAAATACAAAGTCGTCGCGTCCATGGGACATGTCCGCGATTTACCTAAAAGCCAAATGGGGATAGAAGTAAAGAATAACTTCACCCCGAAGTATATTACCATTCGTGGTAAGGGTCCCGTTTTAAAAGATTTAAAATCAGCGGCAAAAAAAGCAAAGAAAGTCTATCTCGCGGCCGATCCGGATCGTGAAGGAGAAGCAATTGCTTGGCATTTAGCAAATACGTTAAATGTGGACGTTGAATCAGATTGCCGAGTTGTATTTAATGAGATTACAAAAGATGCAATAAAAGAATCATTTAAATATCCTCGTGCAATTAATATGGATTTAGTAGATGCACAACAGGCAAGGCGTATACTCGATCGTCTTGTTGGCTATAATATTAGTCCTTTATTATGGAAGAAAGTAAAAAAAGGATTAAGTGCAGGACGCGTACAATCTGTAGCAGTTCGTTTAATCATCGAACGTGAAAGAGAAATTCAAATTTTTGAACCTGAAGAATTCTGGACAATTAAAACAGAATTTGTGAAAGGGAAAGACACATTTGAAGCAAGCTTTTACGGTGTAGATGGTGAAAAAGTTCAATTAACGAACGAAGCACAAGTGAACGAAATAATCGAAAAGATGAAAGACAATGCGTTTTCGGTTGAAAATGTAACGCGAAAAGAGCGAAAGCGTAACCCTGCATTACCGTTTACAACATCTTCCTTGCAACAAGAGGCAGCGCGTAAGTTAAATATGCGAGCAAAGAAAACAATGATGCTTGCACAGCAGCTGTATGAAGGGATAGATCTTGGAAAACAAGGGACTGTAGGTCTTATTACGTATATGAGAACTGATTCAACACGTATCTCAGAAACAGCTCAAACAGAGGCTCGTGATTACATTACTGAGGCGTTTGGTGCGGAATACATAGGAACAGAGAAGAAGAAAGAAACGAAAAAGTCGAAAGCACAAGATGCGCATGAGGCGATTCGTCCTACTTCGGTAATGAGAAAGCCAGAGGAACTAAAAAGTTTCTTAAGTCGTGATCAACTCCGTTTGTATAAACTGATTTGGGAGCGATTTGTTGCAAGTCAAATGGCATCTGCTATAATGGATACTGTTACAGCAAGACTCATTAATAACAATGTTCAGTTCCGTGCAAGTGGATCAGTTGTAAAGTTCCCAGGGTTTATGAAAGTGTACGTAGAGTCGAAAGATGATGGTGCGGAAGAAAAGGATAAGATGTTGCCACCGTTAGAAGTAGGTGAAACTGTATTTTCAAAAGATATAGAACCGAAGCAACATTACACACAGCCTCCGCCGCGTTATACAGAGGCTCGTCTAGTAAGAACACTTGAAGAGCTTGGAATTGGGAGACCGTCTACTTATGTACCAACACTTGAAACAATCCAAAAACGAGGATACGTTGCTTTAGATAATAAACGCTTCGTTCCGACTGAGCTTGGTGGAATAGTAATCGAACTTATTTTAGAGTTTTTCCCAGAAATTATTAACATTGAATTTACTGCCAATATGGAGCAAAGCCTTGATGAAGTAGAAGAAGGAAATGCAAATTGGGTGAAAATTGTTGATGATTTCTACGTAGGATTTGAACCGCGCTTAGAAAAAGCGGAAAAAGAAATGCGTGAAGTGGAAATTAAAGATGAACCAGCTGGGGAAGACTGTGAATTATGTAGTCACCCGATGGTCTTTAAAATGGGTAAATATGGGAAGTTTATGGCTTGTTCAAATTTCCCGGAATGTCGTAATACAAAACCGATTGTAAAAGAAATCGGTGTTACTTGTCCGAAGTGTGATAAAGGGCAAATTATTGAACGCCGTAGTAATAAAAAGAAACGTCTTTTCTACGGATGCGGTACGTATCCAGAATGTGACTTTGTATCTTGGGATAAGCCGATTGGTCGTAAATGTCCGAAGTGTGAAGGTATGCTCGTAGAGAAAAAGTTGAAAAAAGGCGTGCAAGTACAATGTGTTTCGTGTGATTATGAAGAAGAACAACAAATGTGA
- the xerC gene encoding tyrosine recombinase XerC encodes MNVKKLLQLFVGYLQIERNYSKYTIASYQNDLEHFVQFMEREGISSFLDVTYADVRLYLTTLHNEKLARKSVARKVSSLRSLYRFLMREGYRKDNPFALASLPKKELSIPKFLYAEELEELFEVSDTETPLGQRNQALLELMYATGIRVSECVNLQLNDIDFAVGTILVMGKGKKQRYIPFGSYAQDALITYIENGRKQLAQKTEEQSHMVFLNAKGKPLTSQGVRYVLNELIKKASLTMRISPHMLRHTFATHMLDEGADLRTVQELLGHENLSTTQIYTHVSKERLRSVYMKHHPRA; translated from the coding sequence GTGAATGTGAAGAAATTGTTACAATTATTCGTTGGATATTTACAAATTGAAAGAAATTATTCAAAATATACAATTGCAAGTTATCAAAATGATTTAGAACATTTTGTGCAATTTATGGAGCGAGAAGGCATATCCTCTTTTTTAGATGTTACATACGCGGATGTTCGTTTATACTTGACGACGTTGCACAATGAAAAGTTAGCCCGTAAATCTGTCGCAAGGAAAGTATCAAGCTTACGAAGTTTATATCGTTTTTTGATGCGTGAAGGTTATAGAAAAGATAATCCGTTTGCGCTTGCGTCACTCCCCAAGAAAGAATTGTCAATCCCAAAGTTTTTATATGCTGAAGAGTTAGAGGAATTGTTTGAAGTTTCTGATACAGAGACGCCATTAGGTCAAAGGAATCAAGCTTTATTAGAGTTGATGTATGCAACTGGGATTCGTGTAAGCGAATGCGTTAATTTGCAACTTAACGACATTGACTTTGCAGTGGGAACAATTTTAGTGATGGGAAAAGGGAAAAAACAAAGATATATTCCGTTCGGAAGCTATGCACAAGATGCTTTAATTACTTATATAGAGAACGGGAGAAAACAGTTAGCTCAAAAGACTGAAGAACAATCTCATATGGTATTTTTAAATGCGAAAGGTAAGCCGTTAACAAGTCAGGGTGTACGTTATGTTTTGAACGAACTCATTAAGAAAGCTTCACTTACAATGCGAATAAGTCCCCATATGTTAAGGCATACATTTGCTACACATATGTTGGATGAAGGAGCGGATTTACGTACTGTGCAGGAGCTATTAGGTCATGAGAATTTGTCTACGACACAAATTTATACGCATGTCTCTAAAGAAAGATTGCGTTCTGTGTACATGAAGCATCACCCGCGGGCATAA
- the pyrH gene encoding UMP kinase, which produces MSKPKYNRVVLKLSGEALAGEQGFGINPAVIKSVAEQVKEIAELDVEVAVVVGGGNIWRGKIGSEMGMDRAGADYMGMLATVMNSLALQDSLENIGIQTRVQTSIEMRQVAEPYIRRKAIRHLEKKRVVIFAAGTGNPYFSTDTTAALRAAEIEADVILMAKNNVDGVYSADPSIDPTATKYETLTYLDVLKAGLGVMDSTASSLCMDNDIPLIVFSVMEKGNIKRAVLGENIGTVVRGK; this is translated from the coding sequence ATGAGTAAACCGAAATATAATCGTGTCGTTTTAAAGCTGAGCGGAGAAGCTTTAGCTGGCGAGCAAGGATTTGGAATTAACCCAGCTGTTATTAAATCAGTTGCGGAACAAGTGAAAGAAATTGCAGAACTTGATGTAGAGGTTGCTGTTGTTGTTGGTGGCGGTAACATTTGGCGTGGGAAAATTGGAAGCGAGATGGGTATGGATCGTGCAGGAGCAGATTACATGGGCATGTTGGCAACAGTTATGAATTCATTAGCTCTTCAAGATAGCTTAGAGAATATTGGAATTCAAACTCGCGTACAAACTTCAATTGAGATGCGTCAAGTGGCAGAGCCTTACATTCGTCGTAAAGCAATTCGTCACTTAGAGAAAAAACGTGTTGTTATCTTTGCTGCAGGTACTGGTAACCCATACTTCTCTACAGATACAACAGCAGCATTACGTGCAGCTGAAATCGAAGCGGACGTTATTTTAATGGCGAAAAATAATGTGGATGGCGTATATAGTGCAGATCCATCTATTGACCCAACAGCTACGAAATACGAAACACTTACTTACTTAGATGTATTAAAAGCAGGTTTAGGTGTAATGGATTCTACAGCTTCTTCTTTATGTATGGATAATGATATTCCATTAATTGTATTCTCGGTTATGGAAAAAGGTAATATTAAACGTGCCGTTTTAGGCGAAAATATTGGAACAGTTGTAAGGGGGAAATAA
- the dprA gene encoding DNA-processing protein DprA, which translates to MKRERLLHLHYMLADHWKAMERLLYIDPELKGIYTFSPRQFEYYAGISPEKSSELANFLQTSKLQQYVSYLEKNRIFYITIWDEDYPQLLQEIQDPPFVLYGKGERDFLSKINKLAIVGTREPSLYGEESMKFILQPLLEKEWLIVSGFARGIDTIAHEVTVRQHCPTIAILGHGLSYMYPKENRGLYDTWKDYILLLTEYPPHYVPKKWYFPKRNRIISGISKGVLVVEAKTRSGSLITADLALEQNREVFALPGPIFIESAEGTNHLIQQGAKLVRNAEDILEEILN; encoded by the coding sequence ATGAAAAGAGAACGTTTATTGCACCTTCATTACATGTTGGCGGATCATTGGAAGGCGATGGAGAGACTACTATATATTGATCCAGAACTGAAGGGAATATACACTTTTAGTCCAAGACAATTTGAATATTACGCTGGAATATCCCCGGAAAAATCTTCAGAACTAGCAAATTTCCTTCAGACTTCAAAACTCCAACAATATGTCTCCTATTTAGAAAAAAATCGAATATTTTATATAACCATATGGGATGAGGATTATCCACAACTGTTGCAGGAAATACAAGATCCCCCTTTTGTTTTATACGGAAAAGGAGAGAGAGATTTTCTTAGCAAGATAAATAAATTAGCGATTGTTGGAACGAGAGAACCGTCTTTATATGGAGAGGAGAGTATGAAGTTTATTTTACAACCTTTACTTGAAAAAGAATGGCTTATTGTTAGTGGGTTTGCAAGAGGGATAGATACAATTGCTCATGAAGTTACAGTAAGGCAGCATTGCCCGACTATTGCAATATTAGGACACGGATTATCTTATATGTATCCAAAGGAGAACAGAGGTTTATATGACACGTGGAAAGATTATATATTGTTATTGACAGAGTATCCGCCGCATTATGTACCGAAAAAATGGTATTTCCCAAAAAGAAATCGAATTATTAGCGGTATTAGTAAAGGTGTTTTAGTTGTAGAAGCAAAAACGAGAAGTGGATCCCTTATTACTGCAGACCTTGCGTTAGAACAAAATAGAGAGGTGTTTGCGCTTCCTGGACCTATATTTATAGAGAGTGCAGAGGGAACGAATCATCTAATTCAACAAGGCGCAAAGCTAGTAAGAAATGCGGAGGATATCCTTGAAGAAATTTTAAATTAA
- the rpsB gene encoding 30S ribosomal protein S2, whose protein sequence is MSVISMKQLLEAGVHFGHQTRRWNPKMKRYIFTERNGIYIIDLQKTVKKVEEAYRTMRDIAAEGGDILFVGTKKQAQEAIKEEATRAGMYFVNQRWLGGTLTNFQTIQKRIKRLKDIERMQEDGTFEVLPKKEVVQLKKELERLEKFLGGIKDMKGLPSALFVVDPRKERIAVAEARKLHIPIIGIVDTNCDPDEIDHVIPANDDAIRAVKLLTSKMADAILEAKQGEETVTA, encoded by the coding sequence ATGTCAGTAATTTCTATGAAGCAATTGCTTGAAGCTGGTGTTCATTTCGGACATCAAACTCGTCGTTGGAACCCAAAAATGAAGCGTTACATTTTCACAGAGCGTAACGGTATCTACATCATCGACTTACAAAAAACTGTGAAAAAAGTTGAGGAAGCTTACAGAACGATGCGTGACATCGCTGCTGAAGGCGGAGACATCTTATTCGTAGGTACTAAAAAACAAGCACAAGAAGCTATTAAAGAAGAAGCAACTCGTGCTGGTATGTACTTCGTTAACCAACGTTGGTTAGGTGGAACTTTAACAAACTTCCAAACAATCCAAAAGCGTATCAAGCGTCTTAAAGATATCGAAAGAATGCAAGAAGATGGTACTTTCGAAGTACTTCCTAAGAAAGAAGTTGTTCAACTTAAAAAAGAGTTAGAGCGTCTTGAGAAATTCTTAGGCGGTATTAAAGATATGAAAGGTCTTCCAAGTGCATTATTCGTAGTAGACCCTCGTAAAGAGCGTATTGCAGTTGCTGAAGCACGCAAATTACACATTCCAATCATCGGTATCGTTGATACAAACTGTGATCCAGACGAAATCGATCATGTTATCCCAGCAAACGATGATGCAATTCGTGCTGTAAAACTTCTTACATCTAAAATGGCAGACGCGATCCTTGAAGCAAAACAAGGTGAAGAAACTGTTACTGCGTAA
- the trmFO gene encoding FADH(2)-oxidizing methylenetetrahydrofolate--tRNA-(uracil(54)-C(5))-methyltransferase TrmFO, which yields MTTQVVNVIGAGLAGSEAAYQIAKRGVQVKLYEMRPVRQTPAHHTDKFAELVCSNSLRANTLTNAVGVIKEEMRLMDSVIIRAADECSVPAGGALAVDRHEFAAKVTEYVKNHPNVTVMNEEITEIPEGPTVIATGPLTSPDLSAQLKKLTGEDYFYFYDAAAPIVEKDSIDMNKVYLKSRYDKGEAAYLNCPMTEDEFDRFYEALIAAETVPLKEFEKEIFFEGCMPVEVMASRGRQTLVFGPMKPVGLEDPKTGKTPYAVVQLRQDDAAGTLYNIVGFQTHLKWGPQKEVLQLIPGLENAEIVRYGVMHRNTFINSPNLLRPTYQYKQRDDLFFAGQMTGVEGYVESAASGLLAGINAARLVQGEEPVVLPPVTAMGSMANYITATNSKNFQPMNANFGLFTPLEKKIKNKQERNEAYATRALETIQNFVNI from the coding sequence ATGACAACACAAGTAGTAAACGTCATTGGCGCAGGTCTTGCAGGAAGCGAAGCAGCTTACCAAATTGCAAAACGTGGTGTCCAAGTGAAATTATATGAAATGAGACCAGTAAGGCAAACACCAGCTCATCATACAGATAAATTTGCTGAATTAGTATGTAGTAACTCACTTCGTGCAAACACATTAACAAATGCTGTTGGTGTTATTAAAGAAGAAATGCGCCTAATGGATTCTGTCATTATTCGTGCAGCTGATGAGTGTTCTGTACCAGCAGGAGGTGCTTTAGCTGTAGACCGTCATGAATTCGCGGCAAAAGTGACTGAATATGTGAAAAATCATCCGAACGTAACTGTAATGAATGAGGAAATCACTGAAATTCCAGAGGGACCAACTGTTATTGCGACAGGTCCACTTACGTCTCCAGATCTTTCTGCACAATTAAAAAAACTAACAGGTGAAGATTATTTTTATTTCTATGATGCTGCAGCGCCAATCGTTGAGAAAGACAGCATTGACATGAATAAAGTATATTTAAAATCTCGTTATGATAAAGGTGAAGCGGCGTATTTAAACTGTCCAATGACAGAAGACGAGTTTGATCGCTTTTATGAGGCTTTAATTGCTGCTGAGACAGTGCCTTTAAAAGAATTTGAAAAAGAAATTTTCTTTGAAGGTTGTATGCCAGTAGAAGTTATGGCAAGTAGAGGAAGACAGACGTTAGTATTTGGACCAATGAAGCCTGTTGGGTTAGAAGATCCGAAAACAGGGAAAACACCGTATGCGGTTGTTCAGTTACGTCAAGATGATGCAGCAGGAACATTATACAATATTGTAGGCTTCCAAACACATTTAAAGTGGGGGCCACAAAAAGAAGTGTTACAGCTAATTCCAGGACTAGAAAACGCAGAGATTGTACGTTATGGTGTAATGCATCGTAATACGTTTATTAATTCGCCTAATTTGCTTCGTCCAACATATCAATATAAACAACGTGATGATTTATTCTTCGCTGGTCAAATGACTGGGGTAGAGGGGTATGTTGAATCAGCAGCATCAGGATTATTAGCGGGTATTAACGCTGCTCGACTTGTACAAGGTGAAGAGCCAGTTGTATTACCACCGGTAACGGCAATGGGAAGTATGGCAAATTATATTACTGCGACAAATTCAAAAAACTTCCAGCCGATGAACGCAAACTTCGGATTATTTACACCGTTAGAGAAGAAAATTAAAAATAAACAAGAGCGAAATGAAGCATATGCTACACGAGCTTTGGAAACAATTCAAAATTTTGTAAATATTTAA
- the tsf gene encoding translation elongation factor Ts has translation MAITAQMVKELREKTGAGMMDCKKALTETNGDMEKAIDFLREKGIAKAAKKADRIAAEGLTFIETNGNEGLILELNSETDFVAKNEGFQALIKELAAHLLANKPANVEEAMAQTIEGGKTVEEHINEAIAKIGEKLTLRRFEIVSKTDADAFGAYLHMGGRIGVLTVLEGSTDEAAAKDVAMHIAAVNPKYIDRDAVTAEEVEHERQVLTQQALNEGKPEKIVAKMVEGRLGKFFEEICLLDQTFVKNPDMKVRQFVESKGGTLKGFVRYAVGEGIEKREDNFAEEVMNQVKGNN, from the coding sequence ATGGCAATCACTGCACAAATGGTAAAAGAACTTCGTGAAAAAACTGGCGCAGGTATGATGGACTGCAAAAAAGCTTTAACAGAAACTAACGGCGACATGGAGAAAGCAATTGACTTCTTACGTGAAAAAGGTATTGCGAAAGCTGCTAAAAAAGCAGACCGCATCGCTGCTGAAGGTTTAACTTTCATCGAAACAAACGGTAACGAAGGTTTAATCTTAGAATTAAACTCTGAAACTGATTTCGTTGCGAAAAACGAAGGTTTCCAAGCATTAATTAAAGAACTAGCTGCTCACTTATTAGCTAACAAACCTGCTAACGTTGAAGAAGCTATGGCTCAAACAATTGAAGGCGGCAAAACAGTAGAAGAGCACATCAATGAAGCAATCGCTAAAATTGGTGAAAAACTTACACTTCGTCGTTTCGAAATCGTATCAAAAACTGATGCAGATGCATTCGGCGCTTACCTACACATGGGTGGACGTATTGGTGTATTAACAGTTCTTGAAGGTTCTACTGATGAAGCAGCTGCTAAAGATGTAGCAATGCACATTGCAGCAGTTAACCCTAAATACATCGACCGCGATGCTGTAACAGCTGAAGAAGTTGAGCATGAGCGTCAAGTATTAACACAACAAGCTTTAAACGAAGGAAAGCCTGAAAAAATCGTTGCGAAAATGGTAGAAGGTCGTCTTGGCAAATTCTTCGAAGAGATTTGCTTACTTGACCAAACATTCGTTAAGAATCCTGACATGAAAGTTCGTCAATTCGTTGAGTCTAAAGGCGGAACATTAAAAGGATTCGTTCGCTACGCTGTTGGTGAAGGTATCGAAAAACGCGAAGACAACTTTGCTGAAGAAGTAATGAACCAAGTAAAAGGTAACAACTAA
- the hslU gene encoding ATP-dependent protease ATPase subunit HslU, producing the protein MHLHFTPRQIVEKLDQYIIGQKDAKKAVAVALRNRYRRSKLVENLRDEIAPKNILMIGPTGVGKTEVARRMAKLVGAPFIKVEATKFTEVGYVGRDVESMVRDLVETSVRIVKEEMVVKVQDKAEEQANQRLVEILVPSPEKQSGFKNPLEMLFGGNQNSNQTSDEQEDVEIEKKRQDVERKLAAGLLEDEVVSIEVTEQQSSMFDMLQGTGMEQMGMNFQDALGSIMPKKTKKRKLSVKEARKLLTNEEAQRLIDMDEVTQEAVYRAEQLGIIFIDEIDKIAGKQSNSVDVSREGVQRDILPIVEGSNVATKYGSVKTDYILFVAAGAFHMSKPSDLIPELQGRFPIRVELTKLSADDFVKILIEPDNALIKQYTALLATEGIEIEFSDEAIRKIAEIAYQVNQDTDNIGARRLHTVMEKLLEDLSFEASEITLEKITITPQYVEEKLATIAKNKDVSQFIL; encoded by the coding sequence ATGCATTTACATTTTACTCCGCGTCAAATTGTGGAAAAATTAGATCAATACATCATCGGTCAAAAAGATGCAAAGAAAGCGGTTGCTGTAGCTCTACGAAATCGATACCGTCGCAGTAAATTAGTTGAAAATTTACGTGATGAAATTGCACCTAAAAACATTTTAATGATTGGACCGACAGGTGTTGGTAAAACAGAGGTAGCACGGCGAATGGCGAAACTCGTTGGAGCACCTTTTATTAAGGTTGAAGCGACGAAATTTACAGAAGTTGGATATGTGGGTCGAGATGTAGAGTCGATGGTCCGCGATCTTGTTGAAACATCTGTTCGTATCGTAAAAGAGGAAATGGTAGTTAAAGTTCAAGATAAAGCAGAAGAGCAAGCGAATCAACGACTTGTTGAAATTTTAGTGCCGAGTCCGGAGAAACAATCTGGATTTAAAAATCCATTAGAAATGCTTTTTGGTGGTAATCAAAATTCAAACCAAACATCTGATGAACAGGAAGATGTTGAAATCGAAAAGAAACGTCAAGATGTGGAAAGAAAGCTTGCGGCAGGCCTTCTTGAAGATGAAGTGGTATCGATCGAAGTGACGGAACAACAGTCTTCTATGTTTGATATGTTGCAAGGAACTGGCATGGAGCAAATGGGGATGAATTTCCAAGATGCACTAGGAAGTATCATGCCGAAAAAAACGAAAAAACGTAAACTTTCTGTAAAAGAAGCAAGAAAACTCTTGACAAATGAAGAGGCACAGCGCTTAATTGATATGGATGAAGTTACACAAGAGGCTGTTTATCGTGCTGAACAGCTCGGGATTATTTTTATCGATGAAATTGACAAAATTGCTGGTAAGCAGTCGAATAGCGTAGATGTATCGCGTGAAGGTGTGCAACGTGACATTTTACCGATTGTAGAAGGGTCGAATGTTGCAACGAAATACGGATCAGTAAAAACGGATTATATTTTATTTGTTGCAGCTGGAGCGTTCCATATGTCTAAACCGTCGGATTTAATTCCGGAATTGCAAGGGAGATTTCCGATTCGAGTAGAATTAACAAAATTATCGGCGGATGATTTTGTTAAAATATTAATCGAGCCTGACAATGCGCTAATTAAACAGTACACGGCGTTATTAGCGACTGAAGGTATAGAAATTGAATTTTCAGACGAAGCTATTCGTAAGATTGCTGAGATTGCTTATCAAGTTAATCAGGATACAGATAATATTGGAGCGAGAAGACTTCATACTGTTATGGAGAAGCTCCTTGAAGATTTATCGTTTGAGGCATCTGAAATTACGTTAGAGAAAATAACGATAACACCTCAATATGTTGAGGAAAAATTAGCGACAATAGCTAAAAATAAAGATGTGAGCCAGTTTATTTTGTAA